Proteins from a single region of Procambarus clarkii isolate CNS0578487 chromosome 32, FALCON_Pclarkii_2.0, whole genome shotgun sequence:
- the LOC138370527 gene encoding uncharacterized protein: MVQGKSKLSEYTSKLSDYTNQQPYRSTPATSTTDAVQINTRHIYHRCRTDQQPPHLPQMPYRSTPATSTTDAVQINTRHIYHRCRRLEWTNQRLEWTNQRLEWTNQRLEWTNQRLEWTNQRLEWTNQRLEWTNQRLEWTNQRLEWTNQRLEWTNQRLEWANQRLEWTNQRLEWTNQRLEWTNQRLEWTNQRLEWTNQRLEWTNQRLEWTNQRLEWTNQRLEWTNQRLEWTNQRLEWTNQRLEWTNQRLE; this comes from the exons ATGGTTCAAGGTAAAAGTAAACTCAGTGAATATACAAGTAAACTTAGTGACTACACAA ATCAACAGCCGTACAGATCAACACCCGCCACATCTACCACAGATGCCGTACAGATCAACACCCGCCACATCTACCACAGATGCCGTACAGATCAACAGCCGCCACATCTACCACAGATGCCGTACAGATCAACACCCGCCACATCTACCACAGATGCCGTACAGATCAACACCCGCCACATCTACCACAGATGTC GACGTCTGGAGTGGACCAACCAACGTCTGGAGTGGACCAACCAACGTCTGGAGTGGACCAACCAACGTCTGGAGTGGACCAACCAACGTCTGGAGTGGACCAACCAACGTCTGGAGTGGACCAACCAACGTCTGGAGTGGACCAACCAACGTCTGGAGTGGACCAACCAACGTCTGGAGTGGACCAACCAACGTCTGGAGTGGACCAACCAACGTCTGGAGTGGGCCAACCAACGTCTGGAGTGGACCAACCAACGTCTGGAGTGGACCAACCAACGTCTGGAGTGGACCAACCAACGTCTGGAGTGGACCAACCAACGTCTGGAGTGGACCAACCAACGTCTGGAGTGGACCAACCAACGTCTGGAGTGGACCAACCAACGTCTGGAGTGGACCAACCAACGTCTGGAGTGGACCAACCAACGTCTGGAGTGGACCAACCAACGTCTGGAGTGGACCAACCAACGTCTGGAGTGGACCAACCAACGTCTGGAGTGA